The Acidicapsa acidisoli genome window below encodes:
- a CDS encoding LysR family transcriptional regulator, whose product MMMSALDVDSVHAFVLVADLCSFTKAASALNTSQAAISVKIKRLEDRLGYRLLDRTPRNVRLSTQGMTFLKPARNLITAHERAVAGLSADVRRIAIGISD is encoded by the coding sequence ATGATGATGAGCGCTCTTGATGTAGATTCCGTGCACGCATTTGTTCTGGTGGCCGATCTCTGTTCTTTCACGAAAGCCGCATCGGCCCTTAATACTTCACAGGCCGCGATCAGCGTCAAGATCAAACGCTTGGAAGACAGGCTGGGCTATCGACTCCTGGATCGAACGCCGAGAAACGTTCGGCTATCAACTCAGGGAATGACCTTCCTCAAACCAGCCAGAAACCTCATCACTGCGCATGAGAGGGCGGTTGCCGGTTTATCGGCGGATGTCCGACGTATTGCAATAGGGATCAGCGACTAG
- a CDS encoding LysR substrate-binding domain-containing protein produces the protein MLQRLSAFDPGLIIEVHINSSASLMESFDKEALDAAIVRREDDRRDGELLVQERFGWFASPEWELIPGQPLRLASIAKSCGVRTVATKLLDKAGIPWREVFIGGGMAAIGAAVSAGLAVAPLANSIAPVGTFDVGNRYGLPRLPDSDVILHSTVTDPVSQEALKMLAAAFRSRYASVTTGGTRKHRPPIDSLKRG, from the coding sequence TTGCTGCAAAGGCTGAGTGCTTTTGATCCCGGTCTTATCATCGAGGTTCACATTAACTCGTCCGCTAGCCTCATGGAGTCCTTCGATAAAGAGGCGCTCGATGCGGCTATCGTCAGGCGAGAGGATGATCGGCGTGATGGCGAGCTATTAGTTCAGGAACGATTTGGTTGGTTTGCCTCTCCTGAGTGGGAGCTAATCCCCGGCCAGCCCCTACGGCTTGCATCGATAGCAAAATCCTGCGGAGTACGCACTGTTGCTACGAAGTTGCTCGACAAAGCCGGTATTCCCTGGAGAGAAGTTTTCATTGGAGGGGGTATGGCAGCCATCGGGGCAGCGGTTTCTGCAGGTTTGGCAGTCGCACCATTGGCAAATAGCATCGCTCCGGTTGGAACTTTCGACGTCGGGAATCGCTATGGGCTTCCCCGTCTTCCTGATTCGGATGTAATTCTGCATTCGACAGTTACTGATCCAGTCTCTCAAGAGGCGCTTAAGATGCTGGCTGCTGCTTTTCGGAGCAGGTATGCAAGTGTGACTACCGGAGGAACAAGAAAACATCGTCCGCCCATCGATTCTCTTAAGAGGGGCTAG
- a CDS encoding LysR family transcriptional regulator, protein MELRHLRYFKVVAENGGFARAARLLHVAQSAISGQIHDLEEELGVSLFDRAKRQIRLTYHGELFLKDAKTVLVAADGAVANMQRSLRGEIGTLTIGFGVFAAGTYFPAIIKEFKRRFPDVQVSLVEMTPVMHHKALQAGTIDIAFTRPIQPSDVQSLRFELFQSEPLNALMLKSHPLAKKRSIFIRELVHEPFILNDRNHSPVTFDKVISLCGEAGFSPRIAATSTASTGMIALVEAGEGVALLPQGSVVLRGNELVLVPLADRMASIDLVIAWAPQHENPVLRSFLDVALKKRRKP, encoded by the coding sequence ATGGAACTCAGGCATCTACGCTACTTCAAAGTCGTTGCCGAGAATGGAGGCTTTGCGCGGGCGGCGCGTCTTCTCCATGTGGCTCAGTCCGCCATCAGCGGACAGATTCACGATCTCGAGGAGGAGCTTGGAGTATCGCTTTTTGATCGAGCCAAACGGCAGATCCGTCTTACTTACCACGGCGAACTCTTTCTCAAGGATGCCAAGACTGTGCTGGTCGCCGCCGACGGTGCTGTCGCAAATATGCAGCGATCTCTTCGCGGTGAAATCGGGACTCTGACTATCGGCTTTGGGGTATTCGCTGCCGGGACATATTTCCCGGCCATTATCAAAGAATTCAAGCGCCGCTTTCCGGACGTGCAAGTTTCCCTGGTGGAGATGACACCTGTTATGCATCACAAGGCCCTGCAGGCTGGGACGATCGATATCGCGTTCACTCGGCCGATCCAACCGTCAGATGTCCAAAGTTTACGTTTTGAACTTTTTCAATCGGAGCCACTCAATGCCTTGATGCTCAAGAGTCATCCTCTGGCAAAGAAGCGCAGCATTTTTATACGCGAGCTCGTCCACGAACCATTCATTCTGAATGACCGCAATCATTCGCCGGTCACCTTTGACAAAGTAATCTCTCTCTGTGGGGAAGCGGGTTTTTCTCCGCGGATCGCAGCTACTTCTACGGCGTCGACTGGGATGATCGCGCTCGTCGAAGCAGGAGAGGGCGTCGCCTTATTGCCGCAAGGGTCGGTCGTGCTGCGTGGCAATGAACTGGTGCTCGTTCCGCTCGCCGACCGCATGGCATCCATTGACCTCGTGATTGCCTGGGCTCCCCAGCACGAGAATCCGGTTCTCCGTTCATTTCTTGACGTGGCCCTCAAGAAGCGGAGAAAACCATAA